A single Buteo buteo chromosome 17, bButBut1.hap1.1, whole genome shotgun sequence DNA region contains:
- the GLI1 gene encoding zinc finger protein GLI1 isoform X3, which yields MFNPVSPPATGYAERCCLRPPHGPAPGAPGPQGLDFPLCHQSNLTSSHRGYGLVAGTEHPGGGDGSRFSTPRGAGKLGKKRALSISPLSDSSIDLQTVIRTSPNSLVAFINSRCASASGSYGHLSISTISPSLGYQSPPGQQKGQGHLYSHPPPPAPCSSHEHLSTRPGLLHHAPARGTLKHCQQLKLEWNLSSPLTLKYPEERSEGDISSPASTGTQDPLLGMLDVREDLEKEDGKPESETLYETNCYWDGCAKEFDTQEQLVHHINNEHIHGEKKEFVCHWAACSREQRPFKAQYMLVVHMRRHTGEKPHKCTFEGCNKAYSRLENLKTHLRSHTGEKPYVCEHEGCNKAFSNASDRAKHQNRTHSNEKPYVCKIPGCTKRYTDPSSLRKHVKTVHGPDAHVTKKHRGDVVPGRALPTPSGPPDMKQEKDANGLTEARKDDSKLLVPDLALKPQPSPGGQSSCSSDHSPLGSTTNNDSGVEMAGNAGGSYEDLSTLEDVVPGEPMGTSGLMALHKLENLRIDKLKQMRKPSATKGLNLPAIPGAGLPGEVPGISVLPSAASHRRIAELSATEVGMPLNERRSSATSTVSSAYTVSRRSSLVSPYLAGPCLGGEAGAMPSAAGLADGYDPISPDESRRSSDASHCGGLPGVGSLTPAQRYRLKAKYAAATGGPPPTPLPNMERVGMGGHNSLPGDYLGPAEPRFLANGLLRRHSSNDYPGYAGSVPPHLVPRNGVRRASDPARTAANPHAVPKVHRFQSMGNVNVPGVGRTALQPLGGSDANLQRHVFSPRPPSISENVFLESVSIEGPGPGMESGLLEMEQYLNYPEESFPCQGTGVELHREGLYGSTRRTMGGMQLNLGGHGDMEEGLLPSEFSFPQCQMNQHFASMHAGNGTIPAPWDEPPQGNLKMSSVQSSISASAAVMSGPHCHHQSTEYPLPSSCGQQPKLVSTCQDSGFSAGHRLNHLQIKSEQRYPAPTPALAPCQNTKLAGPMQPPASFGQAMNVGPGGYQAEEQAPVSYMGMSSLGTRRAQTPTMQTKEVMVRSYVQAQQALMWGDQLASKGGETGMGLGSEPGQCQAMQAPLYLSPKYSGYQAKPDHLQGLAETQHLLNAPCFNPEMVPHPPGGPKPPGHQNSLNYAGNLAQPSHSYEGVEASSRRILRLPPARPTPEGPGNALLYYPGQGAHVGKGGHKLLGQMAASCGGPGHYGGGLEGLKGSSYYYLDSEEQVANSLDSLDLENTHLDFAAIVEDPEAPALLPGPPTPAGSLLLPASGGANMAVGDMSSMLSTLAGESHFLNSLS from the exons GCTCACGGTTCTCAACGCCCCGTGGTGCAGGCAAACTGGGCAAGAAGCGGGCACTGTCCATCTCACCCCTGTCAGACTCTAGCATTGACCTGCAGACGGTAATCCGCACCTCACCCAACTCCCTCGTTGCGTTCATCAACTCCCGCTGCGCCTCTGCCAGTGGCTCCTACGGCCACCTCTCCATCAGCACCATCAG TCCGTCGCTGGGGTACCAGAGTCCACCGGGCCAGCAGAAGGGCCAAGGCCACCTGTACAgccaccccccgccccctgccccATGTAGCTCCCATGAACACCTGTCCACCCGGCCAGGGCTCCTGCACCATGCCCCAGCTCGTGGGACCCTCAAACACTGCCAG CAGCTAAAGTTGGAGTGGAACCTCAGCAGCCCTCTGACTCTCAAATACCCAGAGGAGAGATCTGAGGGTGACATCTCCAGTCCAGCTTCCACAGGCACCCAG GACCCCTTGCTGGGGATGCTTGATGTTCGGGAAGATCTGGAGAAGGAGGATGGGAAACCTGAGTCTGAGACTCTGTATGAAACCAATTGCTACTGGGATGGCTGTGCCAAGGAGTTCGATACGCAGGAGCAGCTGGTGCAT CACATCAACAATGAGCATATCCACGGGGAGAAGAAGGAGTTTGTGTGCCACTGGGCAGCATGTTCCCGGGAGCAGAGGCCCTTCAAGGCTCAGTACATGTTGGTGGTGCACATGCGACGTCACACAGGCGAGAAACCTCACAAATGCACG TTCGAGGGCTGTAACAAAGCCTACTCACGCTTGGAGAACCTCAAGACACATCTGCGCTCACACACGGGTGAAAAACCATATGTGTGTGAACACGAGGGTTGCAACAAGGCCTTCTCCAATGCTTCTGACCGGGCCAAGCATCAAAACCGCACGCACTCCAATGAG AAGCCCTATGTGTGCAAGATTCCAGGCTGCACCAAACGCTACACAGACCCCAGTTCCCTGCGCAAACACGTGAAGACAGTGCATGGCCCTGATGCCCATGTCACCAAGAAGCACCGAGGAGATGTGGTGCCAGGCCGTGCGCTGCCCACCCCCAGTGGCCCCCCAGACATGAAGCAAGAGAAAGATGCAAATGGCCTCACTGAGGCCCGGAAGGATGACAGCAAACTCTTAGTGCCTGACTTGGCCTTG AAgccgcagcccagcccaggTGGGCAGTCATCGTGCAGCAGCGACCACTCCCCACTTGGCAGCACCACCAATAATGACAGTGGTGTGGAGATGGCAGGCAACGCGGGTGGGAGCTACGAGGATCTGTCCACACTGGAGGATGTGGTGCCCGGTGAGCCCATGGGTACCTCTGGGCTCATGGCCCTCCACAAACTAGAAAATCTTCGCATTGACAAACTGAAGCAGATGAGGAAGCCGTCAGCTACCAAGGGCCTGAATTTGCCAGCCATCCCTGGAGCCG gcTTGCCTGGGGAGGTGCCTGGGATCTCCGTGCTGCCGTCAGCTGCCTCGCACCGGCGCATCGCGGAGCTGTCGGCAACAGAGGTGGGCATGCCGCTGAACGAGCGCCGGAGCAGCGCCACCAGTACTGTAAGCTCAGCCTACACCGTGAGCCGGCGCTCATCCCTGGTGTCCCCGTACCTGGCTGGGCCATGTCTGGGTGGCGAGGCAGGGGCAATGCCCAGTGCGGCAGGCCTGGCAGACGGCTATGACCCCATCTCTCCGGACGAGTCGCGACGCTCCAGTGATGCCAGCCACTGTGGAGGGCTGCCGGGTGTGGGCAGCCTTACCCCAGCCCAGCGCTACCGTCTCAAGGCCAAATATGCTGCAGCCACTGGTGGCCCACCCCCAACCCCACTGCCCAACATGGAGCGGGTGGGCATGGGTGGCCACAACAGCTTACCTGGGGACTACCTTGGGCCAGCCGAACCCCGCTTCCTTGCAAACGGTTTGCTGCGAAGGCACAGTTCCAATGACTACCCTGGCTATGCAGGCAGCGTTCCTCCTCACCTGGTACCTCGGAATGGTGTGCGGCGGGCCAGCGACCCAGCCCGGACCGCAGCCAACCCTCATGCTGTGCCCAAGGTGCATCGTTTTCAGAGCATGGGTAATGTGAACGTGCCAGGAGTGGGCAGAACTGCTCTGCAGCCCTTGGGTGGTTCTGATGCCAATCTTCAGCGCCATGTCTTTTCCCCACGCCCACCCAGCATCAGTGAAAATGTCTTCCTGGAGAGTGTGAGCATAGAGGGCCCTGGCCCAGGCATGGAGTCTGGCTTGCTAGAGATGGAACAGTACTTGAACTACCCCGAGGAGAGCTTCCCATGCCAGGGGACAGGTGTGGAGCTCCACCGTGAAGGCCTCTATGGCAGCACTCGCCGGACCATGGGGGGTATGCAGCTGAACCTAGGAGGGCATGGGGACATGGAAGAGGGGTTGCTTCCGTCTGAGTTCTCCTTCCCTCAGTGCCAGATGAACCAGCACTTTGCGAGTATGCATGCTGGCAACGGGACCATACCAGCTCCTTGGGATGAACCTCCCCAAGGCAATCTGAAAATGAGTTCTGTGCAGTCAAGCATCAGTGCCTCTGCTGCTGTCATGTCTGGGCCACACTGTCACCATCAAAGTACTGAGTACCCACTACCCAGTTCTTGTGGGCAGCAGCCCAAACTTGTGAGCACATGCCAGGACAGTGGGTTTTCTGCGGGGCACCGGCTTAACCACCTACAGATCAAATCTGAGCAGCGTTACCCAGCACCTACCCCAGCACTTGCTCCCTGCCAGAATACCAAGCTTGCTGGGCCCATGCAGCCTCCTGCATCATTTGGCCAAGCCATGAATGTAGGGCCTGGTGGTTACCAGGCCGAGGAACAGGCACCTGTCAGTTACATGGGCATGTCGAGCCTGGGCACTAGAAGAGCCCAGACCCCCACCATGCAGACCAAAGAAGTGATGGTCCGTAGCTATGTGCAGGCTCAGCAGGCTCTGATGTGGGGAGACCAACTAGCCTCCAAGGGAGGGGAGACTGGCATGGGGCTGGGCAGTGAACCTGGGCAGTGCCAAGCCATGCAAGCACCGCTGTACCTCAGCCCCAAGTACTCTGGTTACCAAGCCAAACCAGATCACCTCCAGGGTCTGGCAGAGACCCAACACCTCCTAAATGCCCCATGCTTCAACCCAGAGATGGTGCCACACCCACCCGGTGGCCCTAAACCACCTGGTCACCAAAACAGTCTGAACTATGCAGGCAACCTGGCTCAGCCAAGTCATTCCTATGAGGGAGTGGAAGCCAGCTCCCGGCGTATACTTCGCTtgccccctgcccgccccacaCCTGAGGGTCCCGGGAATGCCCTGCTGTATTACCCAGGCCAGGGCGCACATGTGGGCAAAGGTGGGCATAAGCTACTGGGCCAAATGGCAGCAAGCTGTGGGGGTCCCGGGCATTATGGTGGGGGCTTGGAAGGACTCAAAGGCAGCTCATATTACTACCTGGATTCAGAGGAGCAGGTGGCCAACAGCCTGGACTCCCTGGACCTGGAGAATACGCACCTTGACTTTGCTGCCATTGTGGAAGATCCAGAGGCACCCGCACTGCTGCCTGGGCCCCCAACCCCTGCTGGTAGCCTCCTGCTTCCTGCATCTGGCGGTGCCAACATGGCTGTGGGTGACATGAGTTCCATGTTGAGCACTCTGGCTGGGGAGAGCCATTTCCTCAACTCCCTGTCCTAA